Proteins from one uncultured Desulfuromonas sp. genomic window:
- a CDS encoding FliH/SctL family protein has translation MSWSKIIRDTQVKCQCVAMADLSEVTRANKGSFTVTECPQETVVVETQASASGQSAAPVDAAPAVDVEAIRQEGYVEGKQAGLDEANAQLSKATKALAEACRQLNGQRQKMLDGSREDMLRIVLAIAERVVLTELSAHREAINRTIQQAIQAAVNAEEFHIKINPADMEVVQEHKPLFIASLTGLTNIEFVADPSVTAGGCILESPVGRVDATIEAQMEEIVQTLREAISGE, from the coding sequence ATGTCCTGGTCTAAAATTATCCGAGATACTCAGGTGAAGTGCCAATGTGTTGCCATGGCGGACCTCAGTGAGGTGACGCGGGCGAACAAGGGCAGTTTCACTGTTACCGAATGCCCTCAGGAAACCGTGGTGGTGGAGACGCAGGCCTCCGCCTCGGGACAATCGGCAGCGCCGGTTGACGCGGCCCCTGCTGTTGATGTCGAAGCGATTCGCCAGGAAGGTTATGTTGAAGGCAAGCAGGCCGGTCTTGATGAAGCCAATGCCCAGTTATCCAAGGCGACAAAGGCCCTGGCTGAGGCGTGTCGTCAGCTCAATGGACAACGTCAGAAAATGCTTGATGGCAGTCGTGAAGACATGTTGCGAATTGTTCTGGCCATTGCCGAGCGGGTTGTGCTGACGGAGTTGTCGGCCCATCGCGAGGCCATTAACCGTACCATTCAGCAGGCGATTCAGGCAGCGGTGAATGCTGAGGAGTTTCATATCAAGATCAATCCGGCTGACATGGAGGTTGTCCAAGAGCACAAGCCGCTGTTTATTGCCAGCCTGACCGGGTTAACCAATATTGAGTTTGTCGCTGATCCTTCCGTGACTGCTGGTGGCTGTATCCTGGAATCACCGGTTGGTCGCGTCGATGCGACCATTGAAGCCCAAATGGAGGAAATTGTTCAAACCCTGCGTGAGGCTATCAGCGGAGAGTAA